The genomic window TTGCAGCTTGGTCTTGAATGGCTTGTGTAATGTCTGGATGAGCATGACCAGTAATAATGGGGCCGTACGCAGCTAAATAGTCAATGTATTTGTTTCCATCAACATCATAAAGATAAGCTCCTTCACCTCTTTCCATAAATACAGGTGTTCCGCCGCCTACACCTTTGTAAGCTCGGGATGGGCTGTTCACGCCACCTACAATTAAGTCTTGTGCTTCTTTATAGTGTTTTTCGGATGTATTGCGATTCATATAACCCTCCATTATGGTTTGCACATTTTTTGTACCCAACTATGATAGCATATGTTGCCGTTTAAGTGAGAATAAAAGTAAACAGGCGTTCTTTATTGAAGAAACATTTAAAATCGGATACGCTAGAATAAAAGTATAGATGGGGGATTACAAATGAACTTAATCGGAAAAGAAGCACCAGACCTAACACTTCCAGCAACAGGAAATAAAGAGATAACCTTATCTGATTACAAAGGCTCTACAATCGTACTTTATTTTTATCCTAAAGACATGACGCCTGGTTGTACGACCCAAGCGTGTGATTTTAGAGATCAAACTGCGTTGTTTAAGGAGCAGGATACAGTTGTTATAGGAATTAGTCCAGACCCTGTCGATCGCCATGAGAAGTTTATGGAGAAGCATGACCTGTCTTTTCCGTTACTAGCGGATGAAGAATTAAAGGCTGCAAATGCGTATGATGTATGGCGGTTAAAAAAGAACTTCGGTAAAGAGTATATGGGTATTGTGCGTTCTACGTTTGTGATTGATAAGAACTTTACTGTTGTAAAGGAATGGCGTGGTGTTCGAGTAAAAGACCATGTTAATGAAGTATTAGAGTTTGTAAAAGGACTTCCATCATGAGTGAACAAGTGTTATTTGTTGTCAACCAAACAGTGGAGAGACAACATGAGTTGAAAAAAACCTATCAACAGGTTCATTTTGAATTCTATTCTTCTATAAAAGAAGTGACCTCTTTTGCTGACACAACCGTACTTGTTACATTCGGTGAAGATGTAACCCCTACAATTCTTGAGCAGGCAAAAGACCTAAAATGGATTCACGTACTGTCGGCAGGCGTTGAGCACCTTCCATTTGAACAAATTCTTAATCGGGATATTCTCGTCACAAATAGTCGAGGTATCCATGCAACCCCAATGTCAGAACACGCAATGTGGATGATGTTGGATTATGTTAAACGAGCGCAAGACTATCGGCAGGCACAAGCAGAAAGAGCTTGGGTACGAAGCCAAAAACCATCAGAACTTACAGACCTAACGGTTGTTTTGCTTGGTACAGGAGCGATTGCGAGTAAGATTTCAGAAAGAGCAGCCGTTTTCGGTATGAAAACAATTGGAGTCAATACGGACGGTAGACCGGTTCATCCTTTTGATGACGTGGTATCTATGCGTGAGTGGGAGTTAGCGTTAAAGCAGGCTGATTTTCTTATCAATGTTCTCCCTGCTACAGAACAAACAAAGAAGATTCTAAATGAAGATGCATTTCGTCTTGTTAAACAAGGTGCAGTTTTTATAAACTTAGGTAGAGGAAATGCTGTAGTGGAACACGAATTAATTCGTGTATTGGATAATAAGCATATAGATCATGCATATCTTGATGTCTTTAATGAAGAACCATTATCAAGTGATTCTCCGCTTTGGGGGCATCATTCAGTAACGATTACTCCTCATATTTCAGCATCCAC from Shouchella hunanensis includes these protein-coding regions:
- the bcp gene encoding thioredoxin-dependent thiol peroxidase yields the protein MNLIGKEAPDLTLPATGNKEITLSDYKGSTIVLYFYPKDMTPGCTTQACDFRDQTALFKEQDTVVIGISPDPVDRHEKFMEKHDLSFPLLADEELKAANAYDVWRLKKNFGKEYMGIVRSTFVIDKNFTVVKEWRGVRVKDHVNEVLEFVKGLPS
- a CDS encoding D-2-hydroxyacid dehydrogenase is translated as MSEQVLFVVNQTVERQHELKKTYQQVHFEFYSSIKEVTSFADTTVLVTFGEDVTPTILEQAKDLKWIHVLSAGVEHLPFEQILNRDILVTNSRGIHATPMSEHAMWMMLDYVKRAQDYRQAQAERAWVRSQKPSELTDLTVVLLGTGAIASKISERAAVFGMKTIGVNTDGRPVHPFDDVVSMREWELALKQADFLINVLPATEQTKKILNEDAFRLVKQGAVFINLGRGNAVVEHELIRVLDNKHIDHAYLDVFNEEPLSSDSPLWGHHSVTITPHISASTSFYMERALKIFNENLSLFIEGKENFINEVHSKKGY